A single region of the Ctenopharyngodon idella isolate HZGC_01 chromosome 21, HZGC01, whole genome shotgun sequence genome encodes:
- the btc gene encoding LOW QUALITY PROTEIN: probetacellulin (The sequence of the model RefSeq protein was modified relative to this genomic sequence to represent the inferred CDS: deleted 1 base in 1 codon): MDRTRRFILGIITAVVLCKYSQAEWNTTKAPANRTVSCRHHDNSSNCTDSKDDHTWGGHFSECPKEYQHYCIQGVCRFVKEQNTPSCRCETGYIGTRCEYLDLDFHVGERRKIVIACVVAGLVFLILLIIFICVCTHKRYKPCRKKKRKKETSDEEAKLSSLNTHEALAAPVDTSDTNAV; the protein is encoded by the exons ATGGACAGGACGCGCAGGTTCATTTTGGGAATAATCACAG CTGTTGTCCTATGCAAATACTCCCAGGCTGAATGGAATACCACAAAAGCACCAGCGAATAGGACTGTGTCCTGCAGG CACCATGACAACAGCAGCAATTGCACAG attcaaaagatgACCACACTTGGGGTGGGCACTTCTCGGAGTGTCCAAAAGAATACCAGCATTACTGTATCCAAGGCGTTTGCCGTTTTGTGAAAGAGCAAAACACTCCTTCATGCAG ATGTGAAACAGGATATATTGGGACAAGGTGTGAATATCTTGATCTTGATTTTCATGTGGGAGAACGAAGAAAAATAGTCATCGCATGTGTGGTCGCAGGATTGGTCTTTCTGATTCTGCTCATCATCTTCATATGCGTCTGTACACA TAAACGTTATAAACCATGTagaaagaagaagagaaaaaaggAAACAAGTGATGAAGAGGCAAAACTCAGTTCACTAAACACACATGAAGCTTTAGCTGCACCAGTCGACACATCTGACACTAATGCTGTATGA